A segment of the Aureliella helgolandensis genome:
CACCGATGACCAAGTCAACGTTGTCTCCAAGGCTTTCTTGGGGCTGACGGTTTCCTGCGCCCGCTGCCACAACCATAAATTTGATCCGATTAGTCAAGCTGACTACTACGCCATGTTCGGCATGCTGGGAGCTTGCCAGCCCGGCAGAACCGTGATCGATTTGCCGGAAGTCCAACAGCTCCATAGCCTCGCCCTGCAAGAACTGAAAACTCAACTTCGACCGGCACTTGCGCAGGATTGGCTCGCTAGTCTAGAGCGGCTGCCCCAGCGGCTGCTCCACGATACCGAGCTCCTTGCTCGTGCCGAGCAAGCGGATTCGATTCTGCGTCCCTTGGGGCAGCTCCTCAAGTCCCAAGACTCGGCGGCCGAGCTATCGGAAGCATGGCAAAAACTGGCTGCGGATCAAGCGACGCGCGCCAGCGCTTGGGCGAGCACGGAACAGGCGGAATACCTGCCGGCCTGGGATTTGGCGGAGGAACGCGACTACGCAACCTGGTTCCCCAAGGGGTTCGGGCTAGCCAGTTCGACTCCTGCTACTGCCGGAGAGTTCTCTGTGGCGGTGGACGGAACGCAGGCTCTTACCGGAATCTATCCCTCCGGCGTGTACACCCATCAACTCAGTACCAAACACCCGGCTCGGCTTAGCTCGCCCAAGTTCTCGGTCGAGGATGGTTCTGAGCTGTGGGTCTATAGTTGCGGATCTCCGAATGCCAGCCTGCGGTATGTCGTCCAAGACTACCCTCGCAATGGAACAGTTTATCCGGTCAAACAACTGCAGCCGCAGTGGAAGTGGCAGCAATTCGATGTGGGCTACTGGAGTGGCGATCAATTGCATATCGAATTGGCTGCAGCTCAGGATGCTCCGCTGCTGGTTAAGTCGGATGACCGTTCGTGGTTTGGAGTGCGGGCTGCCGTGGTCCGCGCTACTGGGCAACCCGCTCCAGTAGAATCCGCCGAGCACTGGCAACCGATCTTCGACGTGGCCAACGGGGCCGTTCCTACGACCACTGCGGAGGTTGCCAGACTGTACTGCGAAGCAATTCGCCGCGCCCTTGAAAATTGGAATGCCGGGAGTTGTAGCGAGGCCGAAGCGTTGCTGCTCGACGCCTGCCTACGCGAAGGCCTGTTGGCCAATCAGCTCGAGTCCCTGCCACTTGCTGAGCCAATACTCCTGCAATATCGAACGCTGGAAAACGAAATTCCAATTCCAACTCGAGTGCCTGGGGTGGATGAAACCGTTGCGGCAGAGCAACCCTTGTTCGTGCGTGGCGACCACAAGCTGCTGGGCGAAATGGTGCCCCGGCGATTTTTGGAGGCGTTCGATGCGACTCCGTATCAATCGCGACAGAGCGGTCGACTTGAGTTCGCAGAGGATTTGCTGCGCGATGACAACCCACTCACGCGTCGCGTTTTAGTGAACCGCATTTGGCATCACTTGTTCGGGCAGGGAATTGTCCGAACTCCCGACAATTTCGGACGCTTGGGAGATCTGCCCAGCCATCCTCAACTTCTCGATTACCTGGCGTTGCGATTTGACGAGCAGGGGTGGTCGGCCAAAGAATTGATTCGCTTTATCGTGACCTCCCAAACGTGGCAAGCAAGCTCGCAGGGGACCCCGCGAGCGTCGGAAGTCGATCCTGAAAATCGCTGGCTCTCTCACGCCAACGTACGGCGTCTGGAGGCTGAAGCCATTCGTGATTCCATCTTGCAAGCGTCCGGAGGCCTCGATCTGCGGATGTTTGGTGAGCCTCAATCGAATACTCTGACGAGACGGAGTGTCTATGGGAACGTAATCCGCAATGCGTTAGATCCCTTCCTGCGAGTTTTTGATTTTCCAGAGCCCTTTAGTGCGGTTGGACGTCGGGATGTTACCAATGTGCCTGCCCAGTCCCTAACCATGCTCAACGATCCGCAGATTGACCGCTACGCAACTGACTGGGCGGAAAACTTGCTGGCCAACCCTGAGCTGAGCACTTTGGAACAACGCGTTCAGCAGATGTTCCTGGAATCCTTGAATCGGCCCGCCAGTCCGTCGGAAGTGGAGAGGCTCACTGAGTACCTGCACAACTATCGAGGTGTCCTGGAGCAGGAGCTAAGGCAGGTCGCTGAACTCACCCTGAAACGAGAACAACGCGAACGCGAGTTAGCCAACATCCTCCAGCCAGTTCGGCAGCGACTCGAGGCAGAACTGAAGACCGCACGCGTCGCTGAGCCACCATTGCCTGTCCCGCTACCGATCGCCAGTTGGCAGTTCGAACAAGACGCTACCGATGCGATCGGAGGGATGGACTGTAAACTGCAGGCAGACGCCGCGTTGCAGGATGGACGCCTGAGAGTCCAAGGGGGCGGTTATGCCGTCACTAGCACTTTGTCTCAGGATGTGAGTGTTAAAACGCTCGAAGCGTGGGTGCAGCTCGATCGACTGGACCAACGCGGCGGTGGAGTCATGTCGCTCCAAAGTCGCAATGGTGGCGTGTTCGATGCGATTGTTTTCGGAGAACAGAATCCGCGAGAATGGTTGGCGGGCAGCAACAGCTTTTCCCGTACCCAGGCATTTGCCGGCGCGGTAGAGTCGGACGCGCAAGAAAGACCCGTTCATGTGGCAATCGTCTACCATGCAGACGGACGCATTGTGGGGTATCGCAATGGCGAACCCTATGGCCAGCCCTACATGAGTGACGGGCCGACGCGATTCGAGGCGGGCGATGCCGTGGTCAGCTTCGGCGTGCGGCACTTGCCTGCTAGCGGAAATCGGCTGCTAAGCGGTGCGATACTGGGGGCCAATCTGTACGATCAAGCTCTGTCAGAAACTCAAATTGCCTACACGTCCCTGGCTGGGCCATGGATCGTGACCGATCGGCAAGTCCGGCAGGCGTTGTCGGAGAGCGATCAAGCCCTGGCCACACAGTTGAGGGAGGAGATCGAGCAACTTCGGCTCAGCTCCCAGGCGTTGCACGAGAAGTTGCCTCAAGATCTAGACGTTGGCATGTGGACTGCGTTGGCGAAAACCATTTTTACTCTCAAGGAATTTATCTATGTTCGTTAGATCTCCACGACGCCAATTCCTTGAGCGATGTTCGACTGGCTTCGGCGCTATGGCTTTGAGCGGCTTGCTCCAGCAGGGGGCGACGGCTCAAACCGCTCTGCCCGCCTCCGCCGCACTGGCTCAAACACATCATCCCGCCAAAGCCAAGAGCGTCATTTTTTGTTACATGTCCGGCGGAGTGTCGCATGTCGATTCGTTCGATCCCAAGCCCGCCTTGGAGAAGTACCACGGGCAACCGATGCCGGTCAAAGTGGAACGGACACAGTTCAACAACAATGGGAATGTGCTCGCCAGTCCCTTTAAGTTTTCCCCGTCAGGGGAATCGGGCCTGCCCATCAGCGACATGTTCCCACACATCGCTGCTGAAGCCGACGAATTGGCTGTGATACGTTCCATGACCACTTCAGTCAATGAGCATGCACAGGGCAATTTCGCTATGCACTCCGGGTTTCCCTTCATGGGATTTCCAAGCGCGGGGGCCTGGGCCAGCTATGGACTGGGCAGCGAAAATGAGAACTTGCCTAGCTATGTCGTGCTCCAAAGTGGAACTGCAGTGCCGCCGCATGGTGGTGTCAGTTTGTTTAGCAATGGATTCCTCCCTGCACAGCATCAAGGTTCGATTCTCAAAGCCGATCGGCCAGAAGCGATTCGCAATGTGAGCCCCTATGATACGGTCAGCATTCAACAGCAACGCTTGCAGTTGGCTAGTGAGTTTGATGCGGAATTTCTAGCCAGGACAAATGCTGATGCGCAGGTTGACGCGGCTATTCGGAACTACGAAACCGCGTTTCGCATGCAGGCCGCCGTCCCTGATTTGTGTGATATCTCTCAGGAGACTCGACAGACTCGGGAAATGTATGGCTTGGATGCAGAGGTGCCCGAGAAGGCGGCCTACGCGCGACAGTGCTTGCTAGCACGGCGAATGGTGGAACGCGGCGTGCGGTTTATTGAGCTCAGTTGCCTTTCCCAGGGGATCGGCGCCGGCGGAGCGGCAAATCCTTGGGATCAACATAGCGATGTGGAAAAGGGACACCGTGCGATGGGGTTCCAAGTCGATCAGCCTATCGCCGCCTTGATCAAGGACTTGCGTCAACGTGGTTTACTGGACGAAACGCTCATCGTGTGGGCCGGAGAATTCGGCCGCACTCCGTTTTCGCAAGGCAGCACCGGTCGCGATCATAATCCATTCGGCTTTAGCGTGTGGCTAGCTGGTGGCGGCGTGCAAGGAGGATGCAGCTTGGGAGCCACCGATGAGTTTGGCTACCATGCCATTGAGAATCCTTGCACTGTCTATGACTTGTGGGCGACGGTACTGCATCAGTTGGGCATTGATCATGAACGACTGACGTACCGCTACAGTGGACGCGACTACCGGCTAACTGACGTTCATGGCAATGTGTTGCACAAAGTGCTAGCCTAACTGGCTTAGCCTAGCGGGTTCTCCAGCGAATCTGCCGCTGTTCGAAGCCCCGAATACCAGTCCGTCCACTGAACACGGAGGACCACTCCATCAACAAACCGCTGGCGCCGCATCGCTGATAGTCGCAGGCCGAGTGCGGACTGGGGCAGAAGTGTTATGCGAATTCTTCCTGTGGGAATGTGCTGAGAAGGACTTCGGTGAGCTTGCATCGTCTGATAGTGAGGGGCTTATTTGCCTGAGCCCCATCTCTGCGTTGGTATCCCGAACCCGCCTCGCCCTCCCAGCTGGGCCACAGCTTCGGGGCACGCCATGAGAGGCATAAGAGCCGCTAGGGCCGCGGAGCGCACCGCGCCACTGGTGGCCGTCTGTAGCACGATGCCGTCGAGGAGACGGCCGTGCCCCTAATTTTACGCGGGATTGAATTCGGGCCAATTCTCAGCAGCCAGGTGTTTATTGAGGACGTGGAACTGCTTGCCTTGTTCGAGGAGAGCGATCCGTAGGAATTCAACTAGCGAACGAGCGGCCTACCTCTGAACCGCAGGGGCCGTATCAATGGCGTTCACCGTTTTCTCGCTCAGGACCGGGAATTCTGCTGTATCCTCCAACCCCTCATCGAAGGCTATGGTAGCCTCTTGCAGCTGCACTTGCTTGGGCTCCGCTTCAGAGAAACGGGTCACGACCACGGTGGTGTTGTCTGTGCCGCCGGCCAAGTTGGCTTGGTCAATCAACTTTTGGCAGACGCTATTCGTCGGCAAATCTTCGGACAGAATTTGGCGGATGGTCGAATGGCTCAAGTGCTTGTTGAGACCATCGGTGCAGAGCAAGAGCGTGTCTCCCATCCGCAGCTCCAAAGCGGTCGCATCGGGGTGAGGTTCCTTGCCATCGCCGCCGATGACATTCCAGAGAATGTGCGACATCGCGTTATCGCCGTCGGGGGCGTCTTGATCGGTTGGACGTGGGCTGCCGCTCTCGTTGGCGACCGCTCCGGCCAATTCCGCCAAGGTGTGATCCCGCGTCAGTTGCTGAAGCACTCCATCGCGTAAGAGATAGCACCGGCTGTCGCCTACATGTACCAGAAACATTCTGGGCCAGACGATGTAGGCTAACGTTAAGGTCGACCCCATGCCACGGCGCTGAGGAATGGCCGCTGTTTCGCGATTAATTTGCCGTTGGCAAGCGATGAGTCCCTGTTTCAGTTGCGATTGGAATTCGTCGTCATCGTCGCAACTCCCCTCAATAAACCAACTCAACCGATTGAGGGTGAAATCCACCATTGTATCGATTACCAGTTGACTGGCGCGCTCACCCGCTTCGTGCCCACCCATGCCGTCGGCAACCAACACGAGTTTCCCCTTGGTCTCACCGAACAGCCTTGTCTGATGGTCCAAGGCTAACGATGTCTGGTGGATCCTCATCGATTTAGAAACGTCACTAATCAAGAATTGGTCCTGATTGGACGAGCGTTCGCGTCCAATATCGGAACCACCACAGCAATCCATCATCCCACTCATCATTGCCTCCAATTGGCCTGGCTGACCAAAGTTATCCGACTGTTGAAATCTACAGCACCGCGTTGGGTTCACCCCTCTCCGTTTACTGCATCGTCCGCGTCGCGCAGCAAATCCTTCGAGTGGTCAATGGCGGAATCGGTGTCGTGCTGGATTTTGTCGGTCTGGACTTCCACCGACATGCGATTCCCGCTGAAGTCGAATACGAGCCAACCGGCCAACGTCAGCACGATCGCAATTACGACAATTACTACTATTACACGCATCATCAGTCTCCAGTGGTTTGAGCTTCGTTACTCAGCATTCGGTAGTTGCTAGTCGGATGTCGAGTCCACCCGGTCGTTCATCGCCTCGTTGCTTCGCGAGTTGTGGTGGACTGCCTGGCCAACGCCCGGTCGGGCAACTGCCGTCAGAACCATTGCGAACGCCATTCCGAACGGCTGTAAGCTGGTTTGGACGCAGGAATGTCGCGGGGGAGTGGATGCAAGCAGCTCAATCTGTCCTGAAAGCGACCAATTCGGCCCGGGGAATGAGTGGTTGGGTGCCAGCGGGTGTAGGCGACTTGTCAGGACAGGTGTGGTCGTCATCGTGCACTCGGCTTTGGCATCACATTTGCCAAGTTGCTTCCCAAGACACTCATTCCTACGCTTCCAATTCAGGACTCTGTTATGAAATTTGATTCCTTAGAAAAGCTCTACGTCCATGAACTAAAAGATCTGTTCAGCGCGGAACACCAATTCTTAGCGGCTCTTCCCGAATTGAAAGCCCGTGCAACCGACGAAGACCTTTCGAAAGTTCTCATGGGACAAATGCAAGAAACGAGAGTTCGCATCGGCAGGATTGAGTCGGTCTTCTCGTCTTTAGATTTTGAACCGGGCGGGCATCGCTGTACGGCCATGGAAGGGCTGATTGAAGAGGGGGGGCAGCTGCTCAGCAGCGACATCGAGCCTCGCGTGATGGATGCTGCCCTTGTCGCTTCCTTGCAGCGGATCGAACACTACGGCATGGCCGGCTACGGCACCGCCCGAAGCTTTGCGGAGAAATTGGGGCGGAAAAAGGATGCCGATGTCCTGCAAGTTGCGCTCAACGAGCTGGGAGAGTCCAATCGACACCTGACCACACTGGCGGAACGCAAGCTGAATTTCTTAGCGCTAAATCTCACCCATTAATTCAGACCGACCTACCTGTGCCAGACCTGCCTGCGCAATTTGATTCCAGGCAGGGCCCATGCAGGGCATCGGCAATCGCGTTCCCGTCCGGCTACCTTTGAAGATTTTTAGGAAACTCATGTTATGGAATTGTATGCGTTGGTGGTGGAACCTGGGGTAGGACTACTGGGCTTGCTCCTCCTGATCTTGGACATCGTGGCTGTCGTCGGAGTGATTCGGGGAGGCGGTTCCTTAGCCCACAAGTTTTTGTGGATACTGTTGATCTTCTTGCTTCCAATCCTC
Coding sequences within it:
- a CDS encoding DUF1553 domain-containing protein, translating into MSCRLAALLFLCLVPRAFALEPPQLEFFEARIRPVLVEYCYECHNSTDSTEAGLALDYRGGILEGGAGGASVSLESPASSLLLEVMRHDIDGLEMPQGGPKLEPEILADFEKWIGMGLPDPRSEPPSESEMEQSQSWESTLKRRQQWWSFQPIQSIEPPASVVSERAGEVLSHPVDRFIDKKLQQEDLELAPLAEPTVLVRRVYYSLLGLPPTVSETLHWTSRLETTSRSERDAAWEALVQELLERPQFGERWARHWMDWIRYAESHGSEGDPAIDHAWLYRDYLIRALNADVPLDQLLREHLAGDLLAAPRINEELRINESAIGPAHLRMVFHGFAPTDAMEEKVRFTDDQVNVVSKAFLGLTVSCARCHNHKFDPISQADYYAMFGMLGACQPGRTVIDLPEVQQLHSLALQELKTQLRPALAQDWLASLERLPQRLLHDTELLARAEQADSILRPLGQLLKSQDSAAELSEAWQKLAADQATRASAWASTEQAEYLPAWDLAEERDYATWFPKGFGLASSTPATAGEFSVAVDGTQALTGIYPSGVYTHQLSTKHPARLSSPKFSVEDGSELWVYSCGSPNASLRYVVQDYPRNGTVYPVKQLQPQWKWQQFDVGYWSGDQLHIELAAAQDAPLLVKSDDRSWFGVRAAVVRATGQPAPVESAEHWQPIFDVANGAVPTTTAEVARLYCEAIRRALENWNAGSCSEAEALLLDACLREGLLANQLESLPLAEPILLQYRTLENEIPIPTRVPGVDETVAAEQPLFVRGDHKLLGEMVPRRFLEAFDATPYQSRQSGRLEFAEDLLRDDNPLTRRVLVNRIWHHLFGQGIVRTPDNFGRLGDLPSHPQLLDYLALRFDEQGWSAKELIRFIVTSQTWQASSQGTPRASEVDPENRWLSHANVRRLEAEAIRDSILQASGGLDLRMFGEPQSNTLTRRSVYGNVIRNALDPFLRVFDFPEPFSAVGRRDVTNVPAQSLTMLNDPQIDRYATDWAENLLANPELSTLEQRVQQMFLESLNRPASPSEVERLTEYLHNYRGVLEQELRQVAELTLKREQRERELANILQPVRQRLEAELKTARVAEPPLPVPLPIASWQFEQDATDAIGGMDCKLQADAALQDGRLRVQGGGYAVTSTLSQDVSVKTLEAWVQLDRLDQRGGGVMSLQSRNGGVFDAIVFGEQNPREWLAGSNSFSRTQAFAGAVESDAQERPVHVAIVYHADGRIVGYRNGEPYGQPYMSDGPTRFEAGDAVVSFGVRHLPASGNRLLSGAILGANLYDQALSETQIAYTSLAGPWIVTDRQVRQALSESDQALATQLREEIEQLRLSSQALHEKLPQDLDVGMWTALAKTIFTLKEFIYVR
- a CDS encoding DUF1501 domain-containing protein: MFVRSPRRQFLERCSTGFGAMALSGLLQQGATAQTALPASAALAQTHHPAKAKSVIFCYMSGGVSHVDSFDPKPALEKYHGQPMPVKVERTQFNNNGNVLASPFKFSPSGESGLPISDMFPHIAAEADELAVIRSMTTSVNEHAQGNFAMHSGFPFMGFPSAGAWASYGLGSENENLPSYVVLQSGTAVPPHGGVSLFSNGFLPAQHQGSILKADRPEAIRNVSPYDTVSIQQQRLQLASEFDAEFLARTNADAQVDAAIRNYETAFRMQAAVPDLCDISQETRQTREMYGLDAEVPEKAAYARQCLLARRMVERGVRFIELSCLSQGIGAGGAANPWDQHSDVEKGHRAMGFQVDQPIAALIKDLRQRGLLDETLIVWAGEFGRTPFSQGSTGRDHNPFGFSVWLAGGGVQGGCSLGATDEFGYHAIENPCTVYDLWATVLHQLGIDHERLTYRYSGRDYRLTDVHGNVLHKVLA
- a CDS encoding PP2C family protein-serine/threonine phosphatase, with the translated sequence MMDCCGGSDIGRERSSNQDQFLISDVSKSMRIHQTSLALDHQTRLFGETKGKLVLVADGMGGHEAGERASQLVIDTMVDFTLNRLSWFIEGSCDDDDEFQSQLKQGLIACQRQINRETAAIPQRRGMGSTLTLAYIVWPRMFLVHVGDSRCYLLRDGVLQQLTRDHTLAELAGAVANESGSPRPTDQDAPDGDNAMSHILWNVIGGDGKEPHPDATALELRMGDTLLLCTDGLNKHLSHSTIRQILSEDLPTNSVCQKLIDQANLAGGTDNTTVVVTRFSEAEPKQVQLQEATIAFDEGLEDTAEFPVLSEKTVNAIDTAPAVQR
- a CDS encoding YciE/YciF ferroxidase family protein gives rise to the protein MKFDSLEKLYVHELKDLFSAEHQFLAALPELKARATDEDLSKVLMGQMQETRVRIGRIESVFSSLDFEPGGHRCTAMEGLIEEGGQLLSSDIEPRVMDAALVASLQRIEHYGMAGYGTARSFAEKLGRKKDADVLQVALNELGESNRHLTTLAERKLNFLALNLTH
- a CDS encoding PLDc N-terminal domain-containing protein gives rise to the protein MELYALVVEPGVGLLGLLLLILDIVAVVGVIRGGGSLAHKFLWILLIFLLPILGMILYFVYGNRQ